The DNA sequence taattattaatctGTTGTAAGTTGCCTCGTATGCAAaccttatataaaaaataaaaattacgaaatgattttttatttacttaaaacaaatgAGCACTGTTTTCACTAcagttaaatataaactatacatttaaggtaagcgtccacaggcccgcaacgtacgcatcgcacgcatcgtacgcattccgtatgatgtcatcagtacgcatcgcatgtaggcattgccgacgagcggtccgtacgatgcggatcagtggacgcagttgtatgagtttctatacaagacaaactaaaatccgttgcgtgcgatgcgtactgtggacgcttaccttaagaaagaaatgtgacgtcataatATTGTCAGCGGCCATTTTGTGGCGTTCGAAGCACAAATAGCAACGAGGCAACACAACGATCATGTCACGAGGTTCACAAACAttgcataaatataaaaaaatagcttaaaAACAATCAATTTGCTGGTGCTAACTTTAATCTCTTAGATAGGACTAGGAGTATTTTCAAAGAAGCGGAGATCGGACTATATTAAAGacatatttgatatttttcacTATTAAtatccccccttcccaatccccgattccccaacaacccttagtaaattccttaccctcaaaaggccggcaatgaacttgtaacacctctggtgttttgggtgtccatggctgaggacgattgcttaccatcaggtgattatagcataataattattaatgatatAGTCGGGAAACTCATAACTGAACTCTTTTTGTATGATCATATAGTTAACCATATTAATTTATGGCTCACTCACATAGTCTTTTCGAGGATGCCCGACTTGTTTCGATTTATACCGGGGTTCATAATCACGGACTCATTCGTGACGACGTTTtagaatgttttataataaaaacgagTGATCTTTTCGATTTTTTTAGTTCTAAGTAAAGTGTAGGTTGGGTTTTTAATCATTTTGTTCGTATACATGTTTCAAGAAGTATTGAGTTTGTCTTGTATCTAGTCCGATCTCCCATTAATCAgcttttaatagaaataatagttcaaacttaaataactatttattgtaATAGTTTTAATTCGTCGTTTTAAGCTTTTatcttgaatttatttaatttaaaatgtgattTGTGTCCTTTAGAtaagtaaatttttatattatatctaaatagTTCCAAAGAAGTGGCGCTGCAGTCGATTTAAATCTTCTAAGATTTTTAATGCGCGCAAATTAGTACAATGTtttgaattatattaaattttaatgtaatttttaatttaaaatgaatcgtcatcaaatttattattagtaaattagtacttaaaatattttttcttttaattttggacTTCTTAAATATGTTTGATGataattttcaaaatcatttggttatgtaagaaaatgtttataagaCGTAATGAATACATACTTAACATATTTttccaaatatgtatataaaaatagttcaatAATAATTCCGCTTGGGAGCAAAACGGAGCCACTGGCGTTTtgctttttcatttcttgatcaATCAtttctgatacaagtattttctattagtaacgtaaaaaattaagtgtgggagagccatgcttcgccacgaatgggccggctcgaacggagtgataccacagtctcacagaaaaccgacgtgaaacaacgcttgcgttgtgtgcgtgaggttactggaggcccaattaggtACCCCCTTTTCAATCTTACCCATACCCCGATATCCtaataaccattaaattcctaatcctctggtgttttgggcatccatgggcggcgattgcataccatcaggtaatccgtctgctcgtttacctgcttataccataaaaatgggAGTATTTTGtggtaaaacaaataattttaaagttataaagCGTTCTTTAAAATGAGAAAAACGCTCCGTTCTTTGCTCCTAAGTGTATAATTGACAAAATCTTGATGTCAATAAAGCACAAACATTGAAtgattatgaataatttaatattaaacgtgTCCTActtttgtaattctttttttaattgtaattttattttgtgttaaaagaCGAAGAACGATTGTTTGGCGTTCTAAAATATAGTTATTGTACATAACTTctatggttttattttgttatacatacccatattatgaaaaaaaaatacgaaagtGAGTGAATAGAGCaaatttaagttaaaataaatgaaaactaaTCTTTATACTATGACGAATTTGAACCACAACTTTACTCACTTTTACTACCTGATATCTCCTAAAGCCACCGCAACCCAGGTTCGAACTATACCTATATAGGGGGCTTATGTAgaaaaaataactgtttttatACTTTAGGTAGAAGGGTCGCGAGCTCTTAGGCTAGAAACTATTgttgataaaatgtattttttactgtCACCATacgggtaaaaaaataaaacccaaaccaaataatacgtattttaataaaccaaCTGAAAAAAGGCAATCACAATTGCTTTAGATCACCTCAAAGTGATCAAAAATCTGATAATGTGACAAGAAAATTGCAACCGTGAGCAATGGACACAAAGTTCTTTATCCAGAAATAGCTTCGGTTAACATTGCTTCGTCGTGCACACCGCGTTGCCATTCTTCATGCAGTAACAAACATTGCAATCTACCTTGTAGGTCTGGCCTTTGGGACAAAAATTATCTTTTTGGACGAAAGGTATAAACTCCACGACCACAGATTTATCTTGAGACTTGCTCTCTGTTCTTGGCGTCAATAATAGTGATTTGGAAAACGTTAAACCATCTTCATCCTTTGACTGCTTGGAGCAAACTTTCGATGTGCACGCCACAGTCTTCCCATCCGCCAGACATCTACATTTATTGCAATCCTGCTGGTAGAAATGTAAAGGCTCGCAGTACCCATGCATCGAGGCAAGCAACTGAGGCGTTGCGGTCATGTCTTGAGTCTTACACGAATCGTCGATGTGACAGAATTCCCTTTTTACACCATTTTCTACAACGCAGTGACAGATCAAACAGTTTGCCTGGTACGATGTTCCTTCGACACAAGTATCTGTGTCGTTATCGTCCGATTGCTTGCAAGAATTCATAGAACACCCAAAGTACTTGACTCCTTCACGCATGAAACAGTGACACGTATTGCAATCCTTCTTGTACTTCGATCCTGGGATGCAATTGTACTCATCTTGTATATGTTCCACCAGATCGTATTGAATCTGCGGTAAGGAAATCTTCGTATGATTCTGCAGACACTTCTTTGCAGTACAATAAATAGTATCTTTCTTGTTACAATGACATAAGTTGCAACCCTTTTTGAATATCACACCTGGTTCCTTTTGGTAGCAGATAGAATTTTGGGCGATGGCCAAGTTGTTATCTTCTTCGTTAGTGCAATTGTCACACACAAGGCGGTTGTTGCGGAGACAGAGGCAGGTTTGGCAGCCGAGTTTGTAGCGTTTGGTTGGAGTGCAAGTAGCGTATACTTCTTCCACAGTTTCTGTATTGTGAGATCGTTCAACGTTTTCTTGGTGACATTGTCTTTTTGTGCAGTACTGAGGATCGATGCGTCCGTTTGAAGGACAGAAGCAAACGTTGCAATCGAAGAGGTAGAGTTTTGTCGCAGAACAGTTGGTGTCCTTAGTAGGTACTTTATGTTCTGTCGACTCAACTGCGTGGAGTATTTGGAAGATGTCGCGGCAGACTGGATTGGGCCATTTGCCGTCTTCGGTGCAAACACAGAGGAGCTCGTTCTTCCTGTAGTGGACTCCTGCCTCGCAAGCTGTGTCGTCTGAACGCCAGACGCCATGGCCGTTCATGCCTACGTCCATATCTCTTATGGCATCTgaaaaagattatttattaagaaaatggAATATGGAGAAAGAGCAATAGGAATATATCAAGTGACTGTTCTTGCacggttttaatattttaactattttttgtcaatttaaaCTTAGATTTGGTTCCGTCATCAGTATTCTTTTCTGGTCTTTAATTGAACCTACCATTAAAATGGCCAAACATGTCGACTTCATTGCAAGCTCGTGCATTGCATGTGTATGCACTCTTCATGTTACAAGAACACCAGTTGCAGTCGTTCAATGCAATCGTATTTCTTTGGCAGCGCTCACTCCACACTTTTTCGGCAACAGCTGGAAATATACCATAATTAGAACACATTTgttaattatcatcatcatattagcaCGAGACAGAcgctgctgaacatagacctccaatgacttccaattCAACTGGTTAAAAGCGACTTGCATCCAACGGCTCGGATTGGATCCGGTTGTCAGTATGCTTGCTTTGCACTTGTCGGTACAGGGCCTCCATTTGAGAACCTATCTGCATGTAATACGATGGTAAAAACAGAGATAGGTAATTTCGAACAGAGTATGAAATCTGCTATTTCAACCAATTTGGTTAGAATAAGATACTAGAGTCATACGTCGTGTCATTCGTTAGGAACCTTAAAAACTTTTCAACTGGACAAAGATACCGTGAGTTAAATAGTAAGAACACTTGGATTAGTGCGTCTAGTGACAGATTTACcatcttttttatgatataagccggtaaacgagcagacggatcacctgatggtaagcaatcgccgccgcccatggacaccagaaacaccagaggcgttacaagtgcgttgccagccttttgggggttaggaattcaagggttgttggggaatcgagaattggaaagattgggaagtggggtaattgggcctccggtaacctcactcacacaacgaaacacaacgcaagtgttgtttcacgtcggttttctgtgaggccgtgatattattccgatcgagccggcccattcctgccgaagcatgactctcccatacttaatcTATTTACCATGTCCACCAAAGGGAACGTGCATAACGTGGCAAAGTTACTCTTCTAAGCATACCATATgaatataaaccttaaaaatTGAATCTTGTGTAAAAACTACTTACGTTTTTCATGGCGGTACAACACAACTGATctcacatttaaatataataaaaatatcactttgAAAATCATCTTTATTGATATATGACTTATAATTCAATTTCCAATATTGTCATtgttcattcatttttatttcaagaagTAATTTAACTAGCATGGGCCGTGTTGAGTTTCATAATTGGTTTCCATTTTATGGGCATCTGCTATGCCTGATGTGCATTATAattgatttttgaaaataatatttatatgtatctaCGTAGGTCATAACTTCCTTTGTTCTTAATCCAATGTATCCTTTACTGTCTTcgttttgtgactttttttatttagatattgagCTAAAATTATGGGGAAAGAGTTATTCAATTGGGGATCCGGTAAGGCCAATAATGTTGAGTTATGTGTTAAACAAATAGAATGCATGCTAGATGTAGCAAATTACTGTATTTTTAACTAACAAACCCGGCGATATTTCACATTTCGCCAACAATGATCTATTCCCTTTTCATCCTGCTTAAAAATTCTCTGACTTGACTaaagtaatttcaatattttctttgactTCCATTATCGAATCTTTGCTTCCAACGACCTTCCAACGAATATTTGCAAACGTTATTCCATAgagttctggagttatagcgtcggTAAAGGAAAACGTCTGGGGACGACGGGCTTATTTTTACCGGCATAGAACCAAACGGTACTGTCTCCACGTCTACTGTGACATCGGGTTACCCCTTACTAACGGGATCAAAGCACCTAGCAACCTACCGCTGTGTTTGcggcaggtcccgccacgttaGCGATAGGTTGCTCCCCTTCCTCGAGTGGAGAACAAACTACAATTTACAATACGCCTACACAGCAGACGAAACAACAATCTGGACTCCCCCGCAGTCCAGTCAGTCGACCGCAAGCCTCTCCTATGGAGGTCGTAAATCGGCTACCGCCTCACGGCGCTGACGACCGGACGCGTCTACGGCGAGAGAGGTCTCTGAAGAATTTCAGATTGGTgtgaacttaatctggtccagtttaacccCACTAAGACACAGGTTTGCGTATTTACCAATGAAAAACAACCGTTGGTAGACTCACCTCAAATTCAAAGTACcaagtccatgggcggcgctgatcgcttaccatcaggtgatccgaatGCTCGTTTGCTCCCTATTGCCAAAAAAAGACCAGGAAATCCCCCGTTAAGCCAATAAACGAGCCAGCGGATCagtacctgatggtaagtatgcgttaccgaccttttgggggtttagaatttaagggttgttgaaattaaggattgcgaagattgggaagggataATTAGTGACCTCATTCACTCTTTCATTGTTTCATTgagtgaggctgtggtatcactctgatcGAGCCAGGTTTGGGTTAGgcttgggttaggtttgggttaggtttgggttaggtttgggttaggtttgggttaggtttgggttaggtttgggttaggtttgggttaggtttgggttaggtttgggttaggtttgggttaggtttggggtaggtttgggttaggtttgggttaggtttgggttaggtttgggttaggtttgggttaggtttgggttaggtttgggttaggtttgggttaggtttgggttaggtttgggttaggtttgggttaggtttgggttaggtttgggttaggtttgggttaggtttgggttaggtttgggttaggtttgggttaggtttgggttaggtttgggttaggtttgggttaggtttgggttaggttaggttaggtttaggatGAATGAAATTccctttatttaaaataagatgAATCTTTATTTTGTCCGTTTTTCTCGAAGACAAATATTATTAGTGCATAacaatttactattttttaaacaaaaacatgagTTGCAGCCGTTAGTGGTCGTTTCCCCGGGTGTGCACTTCGTTCCGCTTGATAGAGACACCATCGATTTCCTTAGAGCCACTTGAAACACTTTATTCAATACTCTAGGAAGATTAATGTTCAATGTGTCACCAACGTATTGGTATTCAGCCGATTTAACTCCTTTTGCTAACTCTTGTAATGTTTTTACGTCTAGCGTCAATGCAGCTGGTAGGGATATTGTAGCCGAGGGTGAAATCGTTGGTGTACTCTGAACTTCAATATCAACCCCGTCTTCCGAAGAACTAGAGTCGTCATCGATATCTTCATCAATTCTAACGCTATTAATCTCATCCGCTTCTGGTGCCGGGTATTGCAATTTTAATAGTGTTTGCTTAGGCATAACAGGTGGCAAGAGTATTTTAATAGGTTTTACAGTACTTTGTTTGTACGAGCGCACCGGAGCAGCTGTTGATTTTTCCACAACTTGTTCCTCTGTATCAGAATAATATTcttcactactactactactactagagTTACTTTCCTTGCCTAGAGTTAGAAACTGAGTTTTGGTTTCATTGCTCTCTTGCTTTACTTCATTTCTTTCAATTTTCAGTCCCTTCTTTGGCTTCAAAACATTCTTGAATTTTGATACTGAAATTGTACTAGTATTTACTGAACGTGGTTTATGTGGATGTGTACTGGTATTCGCTGAAAACGAAAGTCTCAATGGCCTCTGGCTCTCGGGGACTAGTTCGAGAGCTTCTCTTATCAAATCTGTGCCACAAATCCTCAGATTATAGGAGCCTAATTCTAACTGTTTGGAATAGTCACTGCCTGTATTGCATATGagtttgttttcattgacgcAGTAACAGAATTGACAGGGAGCTAGCGAATACCAGTTTTTAACTTCGCACTTGCTATAGATATTGTTAGATTTTGTAGAAGTTCTTCGAAAAGCATCTTCCTCGCATGCGTTTCTTGTGCAGCGGTCATTGACGATTTGGCCGTCGGGGCCACATCTGCACACATTACAATCAATACGAACGTAGGAGTCGGGTGTGCATTTATGTGTCTTAATTGTAGCTGGTGCCAAAACTTGGAAGGTGTCGCTACAGCTCTTATGTGGCCATCTCCCATCCTTAGTACAGATGCAGGTCATCAGGTCTTGTACGTATAATTGGTTAGGATAGCAAAATTGTTTGATATCATCGAGATCAATGTGAGCTGCAAAATAATTGACATCTTTAGTCttctaatctatctaatcttATCTGCACTATTGTAACATTGCTTACACTACTATTTTCATATTTGATTAGGAACGAAACAATACTTACTTGAATTCTTTTTACAGTCTAAAGTTTTACATTCGAATACGGTTTTTGAGGAGCATGTGCATCTGTTGCATTCGTTTTCCACCACATCTCCTATGTGACAGGGCTTGATCGGGTGTTGCAGGTTATCTAAAATAATCATAtgatatttaacacattgaacgccgtggtggtcaccggtgaccgactttagcagaggatttgccttcaacagttttttattggcagtcaaaaacttaaGCATCAACTTTCTGTGCACGGTAAGAATTTAGACAAAAATGAACGTTACAGGATTATCATTAaagatgaaattaaattaacgttTGTTTACTTACCCACATTAGATGTAACtatattaatagaaatataTAAAGAGAAAGAAGATAAAAGCCACATAGCGCTAGTGGATTGAATAAAGAATGATTATCCAACGAAAGGAAAGTAATTAGACCAATTGGTACaattttatgtgattttttattatgattgttgAATTATTGCTCTAGTTAAAGTTTGAATTAGGAAAGTTAACCAATACTGAGAAAATAGATCGGCAATGCACTCTCCCAATAGTAACTTTGGTACCATCATGTGATCTGTGTGATGAGGACTATTATAATGATGGATCACGACTTCAGGTTTTATTTGCTTAGAAATAGGTACAAACCAGGTAtccaattattttat is a window from the Spodoptera frugiperda isolate SF20-4 chromosome 10, AGI-APGP_CSIRO_Sfru_2.0, whole genome shotgun sequence genome containing:
- the LOC118277335 gene encoding uncharacterized protein LOC118277335 → MWLLSSFSLYISINIVTSNVDNLQHPIKPCHIGDVVENECNRCTCSSKTVFECKTLDCKKNSTHIDLDDIKQFCYPNQLYVQDLMTCICTKDGRWPHKSCSDTFQVLAPATIKTHKCTPDSYVRIDCNVCRCGPDGQIVNDRCTRNACEEDAFRRTSTKSNNIYSKCEVKNWYSLAPCQFCYCVNENKLICNTGSDYSKQLELGSYNLRICGTDLIREALELVPESQRPLRLSFSANTSTHPHKPRSVNTSTISVSKFKNVLKPKKGLKIERNEVKQESNETKTQFLTLGKESNSSSSSSSEEYYSDTEEQVVEKSTAAPVRSYKQSTVKPIKILLPPVMPKQTLLKLQYPAPEADEINSVRIDEDIDDDSSSSEDGVDIEVQSTPTISPSATISLPAALTLDVKTLQELAKGVKSAEYQYVGDTLNINLPRVLNKVFQVALRKSMVSLSSGTKCTPGETTTNGCNSCFCLKNSKLLCTNNICLREKRTK
- the LOC118277336 gene encoding uncharacterized protein LOC118277336, giving the protein MIFKVIFLLYLNVRSVVLYRHEKPVAEKVWSERCQRNTIALNDCNWCSCNMKSAYTCNARACNEVDMFGHFNDAIRDMDVGMNGHGVWRSDDTACEAGVHYRKNELLCVCTEDGKWPNPVCRDIFQILHAVESTEHKVPTKDTNCSATKLYLFDCNVCFCPSNGRIDPQYCTKRQCHQENVERSHNTETVEEVYATCTPTKRYKLGCQTCLCLRNNRLVCDNCTNEEDNNLAIAQNSICYQKEPGVIFKKGCNLCHCNKKDTIYCTAKKCLQNHTKISLPQIQYDLVEHIQDEYNCIPGSKYKKDCNTCHCFMREGVKYFGCSMNSCKQSDDNDTDTCVEGTSYQANCLICHCVVENGVKREFCHIDDSCKTQDMTATPQLLASMHGYCEPLHFYQQDCNKCRCLADGKTVACTSKVCSKQSKDEDGLTFSKSLLLTPRTESKSQDKSVVVEFIPFVQKDNFCPKGQTYKVDCNVCYCMKNGNAVCTTKQC